A stretch of Castanea sativa cultivar Marrone di Chiusa Pesio chromosome 2, ASM4071231v1 DNA encodes these proteins:
- the LOC142624100 gene encoding tRNA (guanine(26)-N(2))-dimethyltransferase 2-like — protein MGGPIWSAPIHDQDWVTSILADVKSMQDRYPAYARISAALTNVSKELPDVPLFVSLHSLCATLKCTSPLAVIFRSAVINAGYHISRTRVNPLELKSDAPMDVIWDIMRCWVWSCLHVKAN, from the exons ATGGGTGGACCTATATGGTCTGCTCCCATCCATGATCAAGATTGGGTAACCTCCATATTGGCAGACGTGAAATCTATGCAGGACCGGTACCCTGCTTATGCTCGAATCTCTGCTGCACTGACGAATGTATCAAAG GAATTGCCTGATGTTCCTCTGTTTGTGAGTCTGCACAGCCTTTGCGCCACACTTAAATGCACTTCTCCATTAGCAGTAATTTTCCGTTCAGCTGTGATCAATGCTGGATATCATATATCTAGAACTCGTGTGAATCCACTGGAGCTGAAATCGGATGCTCCCATGGATGTCATTTGGGACATAATGCGGTGTTGG